The Candidatus Bathyarchaeota archaeon genome contains a region encoding:
- a CDS encoding DUF106 domain-containing protein translates to MILEWLLNGMPGGTIFVLLIAMIISFINAGIYRLLIGKLIGWKEYKRLQKELKKLQTEFQQILRTKDQKAIEKFEKKRKRMLQIQTKVMKPQTYMFGLSFIYILVWWFFLIPVYGMEILAVIPGITQLSVVWWYFLCSALFGTLSYRLFGITTEEEEE, encoded by the coding sequence GTGATTCTAGAATGGCTGTTAAACGGAATGCCCGGAGGCACAATATTCGTATTGTTAATTGCAATGATTATCTCGTTTATTAATGCGGGAATTTATCGGTTGCTCATCGGAAAATTGATTGGTTGGAAAGAATATAAAAGGCTACAGAAGGAACTCAAAAAACTTCAAACAGAGTTCCAACAAATTTTAAGAACAAAAGATCAAAAAGCCATCGAAAAATTCGAGAAAAAAAGGAAAAGAATGCTTCAAATTCAAACGAAGGTAATGAAGCCCCAAACGTACATGTTTGGGCTGTCATTTATCTACATACTTGTCTGGTGGTTCTTCCTAATCCCAGTATATGGTATGGAAATCTTAGCCGTAATACCCGGGATAACACAACTGTCTGTTGTTTGGTGGTATTTTCTATGTTCAGCCCTTTTCGGAACCCTATCTTACCGACTGTTTGGAATAACCACTGAAGAGGAGGAAGAATAA
- a CDS encoding 30S ribosomal protein S9 — translation MPKIILTSGKRKTAIARATIKPGRGRIRINKIPLEIWEPKIARDKIMEPLMLAGDAWKQVDIDVKVQGGGFMGQAEAVRMAIARGLLKWTKSSHLRTLFLTYDRTMLAGDPRKKEMKKFGGPGARARDQKSYR, via the coding sequence ATGCCGAAAATCATACTTACAAGCGGTAAAAGAAAAACCGCAATTGCAAGAGCCACAATAAAGCCTGGAAGGGGAAGAATAAGAATAAATAAGATTCCACTTGAAATTTGGGAGCCTAAAATAGCAAGAGATAAAATAATGGAACCTTTAATGCTTGCAGGAGACGCTTGGAAACAAGTTGACATAGATGTGAAGGTGCAAGGCGGAGGATTCATGGGTCAAGCGGAAGCCGTGAGGATGGCCATAGCGAGAGGCTTGCTCAAGTGGACAAAAAGCAGCCACTTACGAACCTTATTCCTAACGTATGACAGAACAATGCTTGCAGGAGACCCCAGAAAGAAAGAAATGAAAAAATTCGGAGGACCGGGTGCAAGGGCGAGAGACCAGAAAAGCTACCGTTAA
- a CDS encoding restriction endonuclease, translated as MSGSMLEDMVAEAFRKQGYIVFTRKNHCDVLAVKPDMKLAYLVECKDYELSRKQQQLAVRELNRNYTHALEILLKNRLFPEKILKVLVAKGFAYKARNIYQFKPDVFIKHIKSER; from the coding sequence ATGAGCGGTTCAATGCTTGAGGATATGGTCGCCGAGGCTTTCAGAAAGCAAGGTTACATAGTTTTCACAAGGAAAAATCACTGTGATGTTTTAGCAGTTAAGCCGGACATGAAACTTGCATACTTAGTTGAATGTAAAGACTACGAACTTTCAAGAAAACAGCAACAACTTGCAGTGAGGGAACTAAACAGAAATTATACGCATGCTTTAGAAATACTTTTAAAAAATAGACTTTTCCCAGAGAAAATCCTAAAAGTTCTAGTGGCCAAAGGCTTTGCATATAAGGCGAGGAACATATACCAATTTAAACCAGACGTATTCATTAAACATATAAAATCTGAAAGATGA
- a CDS encoding DNA-3-methyladenine glycosylase yields the protein MNNLEVLKRNFYARNSVKVAKELLGKLLVRELPEGRLIGKIVEVEAYRGSDDPASHAYRGKTPRNEVMFSKPGLAYIYFTYGMHYCLNVKAEKEGIPGAVLIRALEPLEGIKIMKKNRQTEKIKELTNGPAKLTKAMKITKELNGWDLTKGKKLFICKPVSEEKFEIVTTSRIGISAGTEKPWRFYIKGNPFVSCKRLVRKTA from the coding sequence ATGAACAACTTGGAAGTTCTTAAACGAAATTTTTACGCAAGAAACAGCGTTAAAGTTGCAAAAGAGTTATTAGGAAAGCTTCTTGTGAGGGAGCTTCCAGAAGGCAGGCTTATAGGAAAAATAGTTGAGGTTGAAGCATACAGAGGAAGCGACGACCCGGCAAGCCACGCCTATAGAGGAAAAACACCGCGAAACGAAGTTATGTTCAGCAAGCCAGGATTAGCCTACATATATTTCACCTACGGAATGCACTACTGCCTAAACGTAAAAGCCGAAAAAGAAGGAATTCCAGGCGCAGTTTTAATAAGGGCTTTAGAACCACTTGAAGGAATCAAAATAATGAAAAAGAATAGGCAAACCGAAAAGATAAAGGAATTAACCAACGGCCCGGCAAAGTTAACTAAAGCCATGAAAATAACAAAAGAACTCAACGGCTGGGACCTAACCAAAGGTAAGAAATTATTTATCTGCAAACCAGTATCCGAGGAGAAGTTTGAAATAGTTACTACTAGTCGAATTGGCATCAGCGCCGGAACCGAAAAACCCTGGAGGTTCTACATTAAAGGGAATCCGTTTGTTTCATGTAAGCGACTTGTCCGAAAAACAGCCTAA
- a CDS encoding 50S ribosomal protein L18e, protein MKKLKITNPELLKLIRFLKKKAVENKAEIWRDIAERLAVSRRRRIAVNVSKINRYTEKGDVVVVPGKVLGAGKLEHKVTVAAFSFSEAAKNKILKAKGKCLTIPDLVKKNPKGSNVKIIR, encoded by the coding sequence TTGAAGAAGCTTAAAATCACAAATCCGGAGCTTTTGAAGCTTATACGCTTCTTAAAGAAGAAAGCGGTGGAGAATAAAGCGGAAATCTGGAGAGATATAGCTGAAAGACTGGCTGTTTCCAGAAGGAGAAGAATAGCGGTTAATGTAAGTAAGATAAATCGTTACACCGAGAAAGGCGACGTTGTAGTTGTTCCCGGGAAAGTTTTAGGCGCCGGAAAACTTGAACATAAAGTTACAGTTGCAGCCTTTTCATTCTCTGAAGCAGCTAAAAACAAGATATTAAAGGCTAAGGGAAAATGTCTAACAATTCCAGATTTGGTAAAGAAGAACCCGAAAGGAAGTAACGTAAAAATTATTAGGTGA
- a CDS encoding class I SAM-dependent methyltransferase: MIYGNYKKDLDFYKREARKAKGKVLEIACGTGRIYLELLKDGIDAYGIDISENMLKVLKEKAKKLGLNPKVKKADMRNFRLNTKFSLIIIPFRSFLHNLTFNDQIKTLENCKKHLKSDGRLILNFFFPNPEVIVKNYGREKEDKVLEFNNRKFVVTSKSYFIDEVNQIVEFIQTLKNENREVLWRGKFQIALIYKKEFELLLRLAGFKKWKVYGGFNYEPLKSYRQEMVWIVGNDV, encoded by the coding sequence ATGATTTATGGAAATTACAAAAAAGATTTGGATTTCTATAAAAGGGAGGCACGGAAAGCTAAGGGAAAGGTTCTCGAAATTGCTTGTGGAACGGGAAGAATCTATTTAGAACTACTTAAAGACGGAATAGACGCTTACGGAATCGATATTTCTGAAAACATGCTGAAAGTTCTCAAAGAAAAGGCCAAGAAGCTGGGATTAAACCCTAAAGTTAAGAAAGCGGATATGAGAAATTTCAGACTTAACACAAAATTTTCTTTAATAATAATTCCATTCAGATCCTTCCTTCATAACTTAACATTCAATGATCAAATTAAAACTCTAGAGAACTGTAAGAAGCATCTTAAATCAGATGGAAGGTTGATTCTTAACTTCTTTTTCCCAAATCCTGAAGTTATCGTGAAAAATTATGGTAGAGAAAAAGAGGATAAGGTATTAGAGTTTAACAATAGAAAATTTGTAGTGACTAGTAAGTCCTATTTCATAGATGAAGTCAACCAGATTGTAGAGTTTATTCAAACATTAAAAAATGAAAACAGAGAAGTTTTGTGGAGGGGCAAATTTCAGATTGCTTTAATCTATAAAAAAGAGTTTGAATTGTTATTACGCCTTGCCGGCTTCAAAAAATGGAAAGTTTACGGCGGATTCAATTATGAGCCTTTGAAATCTTACAGACAAGAAATGGTCTGGATAGTTGGAAATGACGTTTAG
- a CDS encoding cytidylate kinase family protein, translating into MKRKIVICVSGLPGCGKSTVAKKIAEKYGLKYVSGGDALKKLAVEAGFKPSGEDWWETEEGMRFLSKRMEDPKFDRKVDEKLIEMAKEGNIVLDSWTMPWLLKEGFKIWLDAPLEVRATRTAKRDNISPEKAIKLLKEREEKTKRIYEKLYGFRLGEDFSPFNIVLNTEKLDAEEVFKTLCLILDRMLLKHDT; encoded by the coding sequence ATGAAAAGGAAAATAGTCATCTGTGTAAGCGGACTGCCGGGATGTGGAAAAAGCACAGTTGCGAAGAAAATTGCTGAAAAGTACGGGTTAAAATACGTTTCCGGCGGAGACGCATTAAAAAAGTTGGCTGTTGAGGCTGGCTTTAAACCTTCAGGCGAAGACTGGTGGGAAACAGAAGAGGGAATGCGATTTCTCAGTAAAAGGATGGAAGACCCAAAATTTGACAGAAAAGTTGACGAAAAACTCATCGAAATGGCAAAGGAGGGAAACATTGTTTTAGACAGCTGGACAATGCCTTGGCTTTTGAAAGAAGGATTCAAAATATGGCTTGACGCCCCTCTAGAAGTTAGAGCAACCAGAACAGCCAAAAGAGATAACATAAGCCCCGAAAAAGCCATAAAACTCCTCAAAGAAAGAGAAGAAAAAACAAAGAGAATATACGAGAAACTTTATGGCTTCCGCTTAGGCGAAGATTTTTCACCTTTCAACATAGTATTAAACACGGAAAAACTTGACGCTGAAGAAGTCTTTAAGACACTATGCCTAATATTAGACAGAATGCTTTTGAAGCATGACACATAA
- a CDS encoding 50S ribosomal protein L14e encodes MPAVEVGRICVKIAGREAGRKCIVVDVIDKNFALITGPKQITGVKRRRVNINHIEPTPEKIEIKRGASDEEIIEALKTAGKLEEMTKVIKPKIA; translated from the coding sequence TTGCCCGCTGTTGAAGTTGGAAGAATCTGCGTTAAAATTGCGGGAAGGGAAGCTGGAAGAAAATGCATAGTAGTAGACGTAATTGACAAAAACTTCGCCTTAATAACTGGTCCAAAACAAATAACCGGCGTTAAAAGACGAAGAGTAAACATAAATCATATAGAGCCAACGCCGGAAAAAATCGAAATCAAACGGGGAGCATCAGACGAAGAAATAATCGAAGCCCTAAAAACCGCTGGAAAACTTGAAGAAATGACAAAAGTTATAAAACCGAAAATAGCATAA
- a CDS encoding 50S ribosomal protein L34e — MPKPSLRTRSRKRVQKKLPGGRITVHYKKEKSNPAKCSRCGQILHGIPRCHPSELRKLTRSQRRIERMYGGQLCANCLKELLKETVRSSYQSKAAV, encoded by the coding sequence ATGCCTAAGCCTTCACTTAGAACAAGAAGTAGAAAAAGGGTTCAGAAAAAGTTGCCAGGCGGAAGAATAACCGTACATTACAAGAAGGAAAAGTCTAATCCAGCGAAGTGTTCAAGATGCGGCCAAATACTGCATGGAATTCCACGATGCCATCCTTCAGAGCTTAGAAAATTAACAAGAAGCCAAAGGAGAATAGAAAGAATGTACGGCGGTCAACTCTGCGCAAACTGCCTAAAAGAACTGCTAAAAGAAACTGTTAGAAGCAGCTACCAATCTAAAGCAGCGGTATAA
- a CDS encoding DNA-directed RNA polymerase subunit D: MEIEILEKNDISMKMLVKDVDVAFMNTLRRIILAEVPCMAIDEVVIIENSSVLHDEILAHRLGLIPLKTDLDAYNLPEECPCKSEFGCNLCRVSLTLDVEAGEEGRVVYSGDLVSENPDIAPVSNKIPIVKLAPNQKIRLEAYARLGRGKDHAKWQPVSVCAYKYMPKITVDKERCDGCGKCVEICPKQVLVKVGDNVEVRKLLDCTLCEDCRDVCPKDPPAVEVSWEKNSFIFNIESNGVLPIERIVTEALKILEKKCNEFEEEILSLGEVEEVEEA, encoded by the coding sequence GTGGAGATTGAGATACTGGAAAAGAACGACATTAGCATGAAAATGTTAGTTAAGGATGTAGATGTTGCCTTTATGAACACGTTAAGGAGAATAATTTTGGCTGAAGTTCCCTGTATGGCCATAGACGAAGTTGTCATAATTGAGAACTCCTCAGTTCTACACGACGAGATATTAGCGCATAGATTAGGGTTAATACCGCTGAAAACAGATTTAGACGCATACAACCTTCCCGAAGAATGCCCATGCAAAAGTGAATTCGGCTGCAACCTCTGCCGAGTTTCGCTAACTCTAGATGTGGAAGCTGGCGAGGAAGGAAGAGTAGTCTATTCAGGCGATTTAGTCTCCGAAAATCCAGACATTGCGCCGGTCAGCAATAAAATTCCCATAGTTAAATTAGCTCCTAACCAGAAGATTAGGCTTGAAGCCTATGCGAGGCTTGGTCGTGGAAAGGATCATGCAAAATGGCAGCCAGTTTCTGTCTGTGCATATAAATATATGCCTAAAATAACGGTTGACAAAGAAAGATGCGACGGATGCGGAAAATGCGTTGAAATATGTCCAAAACAAGTTTTAGTAAAAGTTGGAGACAACGTTGAAGTTAGAAAGCTTCTGGACTGCACACTCTGCGAGGATTGCCGAGACGTATGCCCTAAAGACCCACCAGCTGTAGAGGTTAGCTGGGAGAAAAATTCTTTCATATTTAACATAGAGTCAAACGGCGTTCTTCCAATTGAAAGAATAGTAACTGAGGCTTTGAAAATTCTTGAGAAGAAGTGTAATGAATTTGAAGAGGAAATACTTAGCCTAGGCGAGGTTGAAGAGGTTGAAGAAGCTTAA
- a CDS encoding class I SAM-dependent methyltransferase: protein MTTHYFSEKPETKPKYGIIRVYLRGRYFEFLTSSGVFSPKRIDLGTRLLIESMVLPEEGCILDLGCGYGPVGIVAATLKPKLQVYMVDINERAIKLARENAKRNLTENVKVMQGFLYEPVKKLKFDAILCNPPISAGMKTIKKIINEAPAHLKKNGMLEIVVRSKIGGKTIKEFMEKTFGNVKVHARQSGYRVLISKT from the coding sequence ATTACGACTCATTACTTTTCTGAAAAACCCGAAACAAAACCAAAATACGGAATTATCCGAGTTTACCTTAGGGGGAGATATTTCGAATTTTTGACTTCTTCAGGGGTGTTCTCACCAAAACGTATAGATTTGGGAACTCGTCTGCTTATAGAATCAATGGTACTACCCGAAGAAGGCTGCATTCTCGATTTAGGATGCGGCTACGGGCCTGTTGGAATAGTAGCGGCCACCTTAAAACCTAAACTCCAAGTTTACATGGTTGACATAAACGAGAGAGCAATAAAACTCGCAAGAGAAAACGCCAAAAGAAACCTTACTGAAAACGTTAAGGTAATGCAAGGTTTCCTCTACGAACCAGTTAAGAAACTAAAATTTGACGCAATACTCTGCAATCCTCCAATAAGCGCAGGAATGAAAACAATTAAAAAAATAATCAACGAAGCCCCAGCGCATTTAAAGAAAAATGGAATGCTAGAAATAGTAGTTCGTTCAAAAATTGGAGGAAAAACAATAAAAGAGTTTATGGAAAAAACGTTCGGAAACGTTAAAGTCCATGCGAGACAAAGCGGATACCGAGTATTAATCTCAAAAACTTAA
- the secY gene encoding preprotein translocase subunit SecY — protein MAGRFLSLFKPISHYLPVISPPKRKVRFTEKIFWTAIVLILYLIMCEIPLYGVAGGGWELTYMRVIFASRRGTLMELGIGPIVTAGLILQLLVGANMIECDMTDPEDRALFTSASKAFSIIFTGIQASAYIIGGVYGRLNMITSIIVFLQLIAAGVIVILLDELVQKGWGIGSGVSLFILAGVAQQIFNQCFFPTGGIFPAIISALASGDSLAPLFVRQGPSIIGFIATIVVFFIIIYLEGIRVEIPIAHAMYRGYRGRYPIKLLYVSNLPVIFASALFANVYFFSQLLWSNFGNSPNPTVKFFVSLLGTYSTGEQGQLIPSGGLVYYVTSPRWLGGVAADPLRAFGYTAILVIFCVVFSVTWLEVGGLGPSTVAKQLVDSGMQIPGYRRSARPIESLLKRYIPPVAVLGGIIVGLIAAFADFLGVFGSGMGILLSVGIIYQYYQAIVQERAADMYPALRRFLGK, from the coding sequence ATGGCGGGCAGATTCCTTTCACTGTTTAAGCCAATATCGCATTATTTACCTGTAATCAGCCCTCCGAAACGTAAAGTAAGGTTTACTGAGAAAATATTCTGGACAGCAATAGTCCTCATCCTATACCTCATAATGTGTGAAATTCCACTCTATGGAGTCGCTGGAGGAGGATGGGAACTTACCTACATGCGAGTTATATTCGCATCGAGAAGAGGAACCCTAATGGAGCTGGGCATAGGCCCAATAGTCACTGCGGGCTTAATCCTCCAACTTCTCGTAGGAGCAAACATGATAGAATGCGACATGACAGACCCGGAGGATAGAGCACTCTTCACCTCTGCAAGTAAAGCCTTCTCTATAATATTCACTGGAATTCAAGCCTCAGCCTACATAATCGGAGGAGTCTACGGCCGCCTCAACATGATAACATCAATAATAGTTTTCCTCCAACTCATTGCAGCAGGAGTTATCGTCATACTTCTCGACGAACTTGTCCAAAAAGGGTGGGGCATAGGAAGTGGAGTAAGCCTATTCATATTAGCCGGAGTCGCTCAGCAAATATTCAATCAATGCTTCTTCCCAACTGGGGGAATATTCCCAGCAATAATTTCAGCTTTGGCCAGCGGTGACTCACTAGCTCCGCTTTTCGTTAGACAAGGCCCTTCAATCATTGGTTTTATAGCAACAATTGTGGTCTTTTTCATAATAATCTACTTAGAAGGAATACGTGTTGAAATTCCCATAGCTCATGCCATGTATAGAGGTTACAGAGGTCGATACCCCATTAAGCTACTCTACGTATCGAACCTACCTGTGATATTTGCGTCAGCGCTTTTCGCAAATGTTTACTTCTTCTCTCAACTTCTTTGGAGCAACTTTGGAAATAGTCCAAATCCAACCGTCAAGTTTTTCGTTAGTCTTTTGGGAACGTATAGCACAGGAGAACAGGGACAATTAATCCCTTCAGGGGGCTTAGTTTACTATGTTACCTCCCCGAGGTGGCTTGGCGGCGTAGCAGCTGACCCGCTGAGAGCGTTTGGTTATACAGCGATACTTGTTATTTTCTGTGTTGTCTTCTCTGTAACTTGGCTTGAAGTTGGAGGGTTAGGCCCTTCAACAGTAGCGAAACAGCTTGTTGACTCTGGAATGCAGATTCCAGGTTATAGGAGATCCGCCAGACCAATTGAATCTTTGTTGAAACGATATATTCCGCCAGTTGCAGTTTTAGGCGGCATAATTGTTGGCTTAATAGCTGCTTTTGCAGACTTCTTAGGTGTTTTTGGAAGCGGTATGGGAATACTCCTATCAGTAGGCATAATCTACCAGTATTATCAGGCAATAGTTCAAGAAAGAGCAGCGGACATGTATCCAGCCCTCAGAAGGTTCCTTGGAAAGTAG
- a CDS encoding 30S ribosomal protein S11, protein MSEKKGESGSKKLEKWGVAHIYSSYNNTIVHITDISGAETIARTSGGMFVKADRLESSPYAAMRAAAAAAAIAKDRGITALHIKVRAPGGPGPRTPGPGAQAAIRALARAGFRIGRIEEVTPIPHDGTRRPGGRRGRRV, encoded by the coding sequence ATGAGCGAGAAGAAGGGGGAATCTGGAAGCAAAAAACTTGAAAAGTGGGGAGTAGCCCACATTTACAGCTCCTACAACAACACAATAGTTCACATAACCGATATTTCAGGAGCCGAAACAATCGCCCGTACATCAGGAGGAATGTTTGTAAAAGCCGACAGACTCGAATCTTCACCTTACGCAGCTATGAGAGCAGCAGCCGCAGCAGCAGCCATAGCAAAGGACAGAGGAATAACAGCGTTACACATAAAAGTTAGAGCTCCAGGTGGTCCGGGGCCGAGAACCCCGGGACCAGGAGCCCAAGCAGCCATAAGAGCCTTAGCGAGAGCGGGATTCCGTATAGGAAGAATAGAGGAAGTAACGCCTATCCCCCACGACGGAACTAGAAGGCCTGGAGGAAGAAGGGGGAGAAGAGTTTAG
- a CDS encoding 30S ribosomal protein S4 yields the protein MGDPKKQRKKYETPRFPWRTDVLQAELKLLGQYGLRNKHELWRAKTMLSKFRGIARSLLGKSPEEREKLEKQLLTKLKRMGILHETAVLDDVLDLTVEDILERRLQTIVFRKGLAKSIYQARQFITHGHIVIGNKKVRSPGYLVLKEEEDQIAYSPTSPLSDSNHPLRQEIQGVTVSAKTSQGEGE from the coding sequence ATGGGCGACCCGAAAAAACAACGTAAAAAATATGAAACTCCACGTTTCCCTTGGAGAACAGACGTTTTACAAGCCGAACTTAAACTTCTGGGGCAGTATGGCTTAAGAAACAAGCATGAACTTTGGCGAGCAAAAACCATGCTCTCGAAATTTAGGGGAATAGCCCGCTCCCTTCTCGGAAAAAGCCCAGAAGAAAGAGAAAAACTTGAAAAACAACTTTTAACTAAGCTTAAGAGAATGGGAATACTTCATGAAACAGCAGTTTTAGACGACGTTTTAGACTTAACAGTTGAAGACATTTTGGAGCGACGATTACAAACAATAGTTTTCCGCAAAGGCTTAGCCAAATCAATTTATCAGGCTAGACAGTTCATAACCCACGGTCATATTGTAATTGGCAACAAGAAAGTTCGGTCGCCAGGATATTTAGTTCTGAAGGAGGAAGAAGACCAGATAGCCTATTCTCCAACAAGCCCGCTTTCAGACTCAAACCATCCTTTAAGACAGGAGATTCAAGGAGTAACTGTTTCGGCAAAAACTTCACAAGGTGAAGGTGAATGA
- a CDS encoding 30S ribosomal protein S13 — protein sequence MAEMSREFRHIVRVTDTDIDGTLKVGYALTKIKGVSISLANAILKKAEVNPEIRLGLLSEEQVRKIEEILENPAKYGIPNWLLNRRKDLETGKDLHLLSSDLVLRTKMDIDLMKKIKSWRGYRHAHGLKVRGQRTRTTGRTGKTVGVRKKRR from the coding sequence ATGGCTGAAATGTCAAGAGAGTTCAGACATATAGTTCGAGTTACTGATACAGACATAGATGGAACCCTTAAGGTAGGGTATGCCCTAACAAAAATTAAAGGCGTAAGTATAAGCTTAGCGAATGCTATTCTAAAAAAGGCTGAAGTAAACCCCGAAATCAGGTTGGGCTTGCTCTCAGAAGAGCAAGTTAGAAAAATTGAGGAGATTTTAGAGAATCCAGCCAAGTACGGAATTCCAAACTGGCTTCTAAATAGACGTAAAGATTTAGAAACTGGAAAAGATTTACATCTGCTTAGTTCCGACCTTGTTTTAAGAACTAAAATGGACATAGATTTAATGAAGAAGATTAAGTCTTGGAGGGGTTACCGTCACGCTCACGGCTTGAAGGTTAGAGGCCAAAGAACACGCACAACTGGAAGAACTGGCAAGACAGTTGGTGTTAGGAAGAAGAGGAGATAG
- a CDS encoding adenylate kinase: MKKLVVVTGIPGAGKTTVCKEVEKIAEKRGKEVKTVNFGTVMVELAKKRGKELHRDDIRKHSIDFQQKLQTEAAKKIMEKTKNVKGCLIVDTHMVVRTREGYFAGLPHRVLQILNPEIFILIEATPEEILTRRFKDADRKRDKILEEEVLEELSFSRFFAASCASLTGAPVKIVKNPDGKQVEAAKEILKLLEE, encoded by the coding sequence ATGAAAAAATTAGTTGTAGTTACCGGAATTCCGGGAGCCGGAAAAACAACTGTGTGCAAGGAAGTGGAAAAAATAGCTGAAAAAAGAGGAAAAGAAGTTAAGACAGTAAACTTTGGCACAGTTATGGTTGAACTTGCAAAGAAAAGGGGTAAAGAACTGCACAGAGACGACATAAGAAAGCATTCAATAGATTTTCAGCAGAAACTCCAAACTGAGGCGGCAAAAAAGATAATGGAAAAAACGAAAAATGTGAAGGGATGCTTAATTGTTGACACCCACATGGTTGTAAGAACTCGAGAAGGATACTTCGCTGGATTACCCCACAGAGTTCTTCAAATTTTAAACCCAGAAATCTTCATTCTAATAGAAGCTACTCCAGAAGAAATCTTAACAAGAAGATTTAAAGACGCCGACAGAAAAAGAGACAAAATTTTGGAAGAGGAAGTTCTCGAAGAACTTTCCTTCTCTAGATTCTTTGCAGCATCGTGCGCTTCCCTAACTGGAGCGCCAGTGAAAATAGTTAAAAACCCCGATGGAAAACAAGTTGAAGCAGCAAAAGAAATATTGAAGTTACTGGAGGAATAG
- a CDS encoding PadR family transcriptional regulator has protein sequence MPKAFNERILRSFLDILILTQLEKNNLSGYDITGLINDRFGIFISPGTVYNTLHSLETKQLIEGVWRDKKRIYKLSKKGNEFLKVIREHKNEILDLLEEIFSTQP, from the coding sequence ATGCCAAAGGCATTCAACGAAAGAATTCTACGTTCGTTTCTAGACATATTAATCTTAACGCAACTTGAAAAAAACAATCTAAGCGGCTACGACATTACAGGGCTGATAAATGACCGATTTGGAATATTCATAAGCCCCGGAACAGTATACAACACGCTTCATTCGCTGGAAACAAAACAACTTATCGAAGGTGTATGGCGAGACAAAAAAAGAATATACAAACTCTCAAAGAAAGGAAACGAGTTTCTGAAAGTTATACGTGAACATAAAAATGAAATATTGGACTTGCTTGAGGAAATATTCTCTACACAGCCATGA
- a CDS encoding DNA-directed RNA polymerase subunit N, with protein sequence MIIPIRCFTCGKLIADKWEEFAERVKAGEDPGKVLDSMGIKRYCCRRMLLSHIDILDEILKFYEEANKAGWTKPY encoded by the coding sequence ATGATAATACCCATAAGATGCTTCACATGCGGCAAGTTAATAGCCGACAAATGGGAAGAATTCGCTGAAAGAGTTAAAGCCGGAGAAGACCCAGGGAAAGTTCTTGACAGTATGGGAATTAAAAGGTACTGCTGCCGCAGAATGCTCCTATCCCACATTGACATTCTAGATGAAATTCTCAAATTTTACGAAGAAGCAAACAAGGCCGGATGGACTAAACCCTACTAA
- the rplM gene encoding 50S ribosomal protein L13 — MESTQTTIIDASNLILGRMASVVAKRLLQGENIIIVNAEKAVVSGKKKAVVRERKEFLEVGHPWKGPFHYRRPDRFIRRTVRGMLPYHQPKGKQAYKRLRVYIGVPEELKDKPMETIPEASASKLKCSYTTVGELAKEIGWNPKGG, encoded by the coding sequence ATGGAATCAACTCAAACCACAATAATTGACGCTTCAAACCTTATCTTAGGCAGAATGGCCAGCGTAGTCGCTAAAAGACTTCTTCAAGGGGAGAACATCATTATTGTGAATGCTGAAAAAGCAGTTGTATCTGGGAAAAAGAAGGCGGTTGTCAGGGAAAGAAAAGAATTCCTTGAAGTTGGACATCCTTGGAAGGGACCTTTCCATTATAGGCGTCCAGACAGGTTCATAAGAAGAACAGTAAGGGGAATGCTTCCATATCATCAGCCGAAGGGGAAACAAGCCTACAAGAGGCTCCGCGTTTACATAGGTGTCCCGGAAGAGTTAAAAGATAAGCCTATGGAAACCATTCCAGAAGCAAGTGCAAGTAAACTGAAATGTTCATATACAACGGTTGGAGAACTAGCAAAGGAAATAGGATGGAACCCAAAAGGTGGTTAA